The DNA region TTAAATTTAACCTTTTTTGTAAATGCACTTTCAGACCTGGTGGGGGGCCCAGAGGATTCACATTGCTGCTCATGTCGATAATTTCACCAGGCTGGCAACCAAGTCTGGTGGCAACATCATAAATATTTCCACCGTGGCCTTTTATCATTCAATCTCCATTATTCTTTTTTCAAAACAGCCGAATCGAAGCCAATAAAAAAAGCCCTGCTTCCAATATTTCGACCATTGCTCCCAGCATATCACCGGTGACACAGTCCATTTTTTTTTTGTAAAACCACAGCACACCGGCAGTAATCATCATAAAAGCAAGGTTCAGCAAAACAGCCTTCAGCCCAAGAAAAATTGAAAGGAAAACAGGAATCACCAATGCCGAAAATCCGATTGCCTTAAGCCTGGTTGCAAAAAACAGTTTGCCTGTTCCGCCATCCGTTCTTCCGTATTTCAAAAAGCGAATTCCGCATAAAATACCTCCCCTGGCATAGGAAGGAATGATAATCAGTAAAAGACTTCTAGATGCATCTAAACCGGTGATACCAGCCCACTTCGCAGATAATCCACCCATAATGGCAACCATACCCATTACGCCGATTCTGCTGTCTTTCATTATGGATAGTGCCTTTTCCTTGGTTCGGCCTCCATAAAGTCCGTCAGCGGTATCTCCCAAACCGTCAACATGAAACGCACCGGTGATAAGAATCAGAAAAATTACATCAAGAAGGCTTGCCACCGGTTTTGACCACAGCAGTAACCCAATCTTGTCGAACAGCGCCACCATCAATCCCAGCACAATACCGACCACAGGAAATAAAGGAATCATCTTTTCCGCATTGAATTTTCCATGCTTCCCCAGAGGAATTATGGTGATAAACTGTATTGCTGCTATCAGATTTTTCATATAGGCGCTTAGTAACGTCATTTAGACGAATTGTTGTCGATATCAGCCAACATGTTGTTTCTATGTTGAAAGATGGCGTTACGGGTTACGAGTTGCGAGTTGCGAGTTTAAAATCGGAAATAATCCTTTTTTATAACACGAAACCCGTCACACGTAACCCGCAACTCGTAACCCGCAACTTACTTGATCACAATAGGAATGCCCGCAACCATCCATATTACCCTGTCGGCAACTTCGGCCACCTTTTGGTTGGTAAATCCTGCCAAATCCCTATACTGTCTGGCAAGCCTGTTTTCCGGGACAATTCCCGCCCCGACTTCATTTGAAACCAGTATGATGGAACATTTTACTTCTTTAAGAGCAAGGATGAATTGATGGATTCTTTGCTGGATACCATCAGGGTCTTCCGTTTCCATGAGCAAATTGTTTATCCACAAAGTCAAACAATCGACTAGGATAATGTCCCCTTCCCTGCTGTTTTTATTGATTGCGGCCGACAGTTCAACCGGAGCTTCAACTGTTTTCCAGCTTTTGTCTCTTTCTTTTTTATGGCGATCGATCCTGTCTTTCATTTCATCATCAAAGGGAATGCAGGTTGCGATAAAGATTTTTTTACTTGCTGCAATCTTTTCAGCCTGTTCAAGCGCTTGCCAGCTTTTACCGC from Thermodesulfobacteriota bacterium includes:
- the cobU gene encoding bifunctional adenosylcobinamide kinase/adenosylcobinamide-phosphate guanylyltransferase, which translates into the protein MKKIIQIIGGCRSGKSWQALEQAEKIAASKKIFIATCIPFDDEMKDRIDRHKKERDKSWKTVEAPVELSAAINKNSREGDIILVDCLTLWINNLLMETEDPDGIQQRIHQFILALKEVKCSIILVSNEVGAGIVPENRLARQYRDLAGFTNQKVAEVADRVIWMVAGIPIVIK
- a CDS encoding adenosylcobinamide-GDP ribazoletransferase, translating into MKNLIAAIQFITIIPLGKHGKFNAEKMIPLFPVVGIVLGLMVALFDKIGLLLWSKPVASLLDVIFLILITGAFHVDGLGDTADGLYGGRTKEKALSIMKDSRIGVMGMVAIMGGLSAKWAGITGLDASRSLLLIIIPSYARGGILCGIRFLKYGRTDGGTGKLFFATRLKAIGFSALVIPVFLSIFLGLKAVLLNLAFMMITAGVLWFYKKKMDCVTGDMLGAMVEILEAGLFLLASIRLF